In a genomic window of Gloeocapsopsis dulcis:
- a CDS encoding IS630 family transposase (programmed frameshift), with product MVKKYIVDLSVEERAELEQFSTTGRHAADQITRARILLKADSNQRGGSWHDKDIAAALDVGVTTVERVRRRFVEFGLKASLVRQPGGGRKQRCLNGEQEAHLVALVCSDAPNGRARWTMRLLADQMVQLGYVESVSHETVRQALKKRTLQPWRQECWVIPPEQNAEFVCQMESVLQVYQQCYHPDFPVVCLDEASKQLVKETVEPVAVKQRQPMRQDYKYERNGTANLFILCEPIVGWRHLKVTKRRTAVDYAYLLRDLVDIHYPDALLITVVQDNLNTHSPSSLYKAFEPAEARRILNRLEFCHTPKHGSWLNMAEIELSILARQCLNRRIPEFAVLQTEVAAWQEQRNHEQTWINWRFNTADARVKLHRLYPSIKA from the exons ATGGTAAAGAAATACATCGTTGACCTGAGTGTTGAAGAACGTGCTGAACTTGAGCAGTTCAGCACCACAGGACGACATGCTGCTGACCAGATCACCCGCGCTCGTATCCTACTCAAAGCAGATAGCAATCAGCGAGGGGGTAGTTGGCATGACAAGGACATAGCAGCAGCATTGGATGTAGGAGTGACAACGGTAGAGCGGGTGCGCCGTCGCTTTGTTGAGTTCGGTCTAAAAGCTTCCTTGGTGCGGCAACCAGGTGGAGGCCGCAAGCAACGCTGCTTAAATGGCGAACAAGAAGCACATTTAGTTGCGTTAGTGTGCAGTGATGCTCCAAACGGTCGCGCCCGATGGACAATGCGGCTACTAGCGGACCAAATGGTGCAATTGGGTTATGTCGAGTCAGTAAGTCATGAAACGGTGAGGCAAGCACTTAAAAAACGAAC ACTTCAGCCTTGGAGACAGGAGTGCTGGGTGATTCCTCCTGAACAAAATGCTGAGTTTGTTTGCCAGATGGAGTCAGTGCTACAAGTGTATCAACAATGTTATCATCCTGACTTTCCCGTTGTCTGTCTCGATGAAGCCAGCAAACAACTTGTTAAAGAAACTGTTGAACCAGTTGCCGTAAAACAAAGACAACCCATGCGGCAGGATTACAAGTATGAACGCAACGGTACAGCGAATCTATTCATACTTTGTGAACCGATAGTAGGATGGCGACATTTAAAAGTTACTAAACGTCGAACAGCAGTGGATTATGCTTATCTGCTCAGGGATTTAGTAGATATCCATTATCCTGATGCCTTGTTGATTACAGTGGTGCAAGATAATCTTAATACCCATTCTCCCTCCTCCTTGTACAAAGCGTTTGAGCCTGCTGAGGCACGGCGTATTCTCAATCGCCTAGAGTTTTGTCACACTCCTAAGCATGGCAGTTGGCTGAATATGGCAGAGATAGAATTGAGCATTTTGGCACGTCAATGCTTGAATCGACGTATTCCAGAGTTTGCCGTGTTGCAAACTGAGGTAGCTGCCTGGCAAGAGCAACGCAATCATGAGCAGACTTGGATTAATTGGCGCTTCAACACCGCCGATGCACGGGTCAAACTGCATCGACTCTACCCCTCAATTAAAGCTTGA
- a CDS encoding type ISP restriction/modification enzyme, whose amino-acid sequence MSQAFKKAVAGIFGYTPTPEAIFYYIYAISHSLTYRTRYAEFLKIDFPRVPLTSNDRLFRQLAAYGEELVALHLMKSLN is encoded by the coding sequence TTGTCTCAAGCTTTTAAAAAAGCTGTTGCTGGCATCTTTGGCTACACTCCCACCCCCGAAGCCATTTTCTACTACATCTACGCCATTTCCCACTCACTCACCTACCGTACCCGCTACGCTGAATTTCTCAAAATCGACTTCCCCCGCGTACCCCTCACCAGCAATGATCGCCTCTTCCGTCAACTCGCTGCATACGGTGAAGAACTAGTGGCACTGCATTTGATGAAATCCCTAAATTAG
- a CDS encoding type ISP restriction/modification enzyme — MTQFCDRAGNRVVDAGHPKYQQGDVIINKKGDRFSGVPENVWNFYVGGYQVCQKWLKDRKGRTLSDEDILHYQRIVVALQETIELMAKIDAAIPGFPIE; from the coding sequence ATTACTCAGTTTTGCGATCGCGCTGGGAATCGAGTTGTTGACGCTGGACATCCTAAATACCAGCAGGGTGACGTCATCATCAATAAAAAAGGCGACAGATTTAGCGGAGTACCTGAAAACGTTTGGAACTTCTACGTTGGCGGCTACCAAGTCTGTCAAAAATGGCTCAAAGACCGCAAAGGGCGCACCCTCAGCGATGAAGACATCCTGCACTATCAGCGAATTGTCGTTGCCCTGCAAGAGACAATAGAGCTAATGGCAAAAATTGACGCAGCTATTCCTGGCTTCCCGATTGAGTAG
- a CDS encoding DUF6883 domain-containing protein, whose protein sequence is MKLPNGAKAQLGDKPERYCLNMEHPKGKDKAIMFGDRLGITLFSRVILANALLESAIASESCFSLDFIEFNQAFHHSCG, encoded by the coding sequence ATGAAGTTACCTAATGGCGCTAAAGCACAACTCGGAGACAAACCTGAGCGTTATTGTCTAAACATGGAGCATCCGAAAGGAAAAGATAAAGCGATTATGTTTGGAGATCGGTTAGGAATTACTCTATTTTCTAGAGTAATTCTAGCAAATGCACTGCTAGAGTCAGCGATCGCATCTGAATCTTGCTTCAGCCTTGACTTTATCGAATTCAATCAAGCATTTCATCATTCATGTGGATAA
- a CDS encoding GNAT family N-acetyltransferase — MAQITETQRLLIRGWHPQADTEHAFQMYSDPKVTKFLITKVDSLGEAYKLLERWVNIFANRNNGSGQWAITLKETQEVVGMIALMQLRDGEELTQDYEIGWHLKQVAWGQGYATEAAKAVLEYGFNSLKLPVVYSIMHPENISSVRVVKRLGMSRVGRTNQYYKTELEMYQLEAHAWRQAVPRIGV, encoded by the coding sequence ATGGCTCAAATTACCGAAACTCAGCGCTTGCTTATCCGAGGATGGCATCCTCAAGCAGACACAGAACATGCTTTTCAGATGTACAGTGATCCCAAAGTAACAAAATTTCTTATCACCAAAGTTGACAGCCTAGGGGAGGCATATAAATTGCTTGAGCGGTGGGTCAATATTTTTGCAAATCGCAACAATGGTAGCGGACAGTGGGCAATCACGCTCAAAGAAACTCAAGAAGTTGTCGGCATGATTGCGCTGATGCAATTACGAGACGGAGAGGAGTTGACACAGGACTACGAAATTGGATGGCATTTGAAGCAGGTAGCATGGGGGCAAGGATACGCAACAGAGGCAGCCAAGGCAGTTCTCGAATATGGGTTCAATAGCTTAAAACTACCTGTGGTTTACTCAATCATGCATCCAGAGAATATTTCCTCGGTGCGTGTTGTGAAAAGATTGGGAATGAGTCGGGTTGGTCGCACCAATCAATACTACAAGACGGAACTTGAGATGTATCAACTAGAAGCACATGCTTGGAGGCAAGCAGTACCAAGAATCGGAGTGTGA
- a CDS encoding DNA-binding protein: MASITIDLPDSQFQKLQDLARVHGIPAEALLRASIEDWLSSSKGDFTQVTDYVLNKNAELYRRLA; this comes from the coding sequence ATGGCTTCTATCACCATTGACCTTCCAGACAGTCAATTCCAAAAGCTACAAGATCTAGCAAGAGTGCATGGAATTCCTGCTGAAGCCTTGCTACGTGCAAGCATAGAAGACTGGCTCAGTTCTTCCAAAGGCGATTTTACTCAAGTAACAGACTATGTGCTTAACAAGAATGCTGAACTCTACCGCCGTTTAGCATAA
- the murA gene encoding UDP-N-acetylglucosamine 1-carboxyvinyltransferase, with the protein MEDRPITTQGLKDTHTQSDADASVLQIWGKHPLKGHVNISGAKNSALTIIAASLLCPQDCRIRNVPNLVDVKRMEQILAALGVKIEHHGNVLDINASTISHSKAPYEIVSQLRASFFIIGPLLARLGVARIPLPGGCTIGARPVDLHVRGLQAMGADVQIEHGIVHAYVTGGQRKLRGAKIYLDYPSVGATETIMMAATLAEGETTIENAAQEPEVVDLANFCQALGARIRGAGTNTITIAGVPSLHSTDYAINPDRIEAGTFLVAGAITHSEISLSPVVPEHLTAVIAKLQATGAQIITESSDCLRILPGDTIKATDIETLPYPGFPTDMQAQFMALLTLSEGNSLITETVFENRMRHVAELNRMGADIRIKGNHALVRGVSMLSGAPVVATDLRASAALVLAGLAAEGKTIIQCLHHLDRGYEHIEAKLLALGAKLERIPAVGDISGVCLTNDPVLSEKD; encoded by the coding sequence ATGGAGGATAGACCTATTACTACTCAAGGTTTAAAGGACACCCACACCCAGTCTGATGCTGACGCTTCTGTTCTACAGATTTGGGGGAAGCATCCTCTAAAAGGGCACGTCAACATTAGTGGAGCAAAAAATTCTGCGCTGACAATCATAGCCGCATCTTTACTTTGTCCTCAAGACTGCCGAATTCGCAATGTCCCTAACCTAGTTGATGTCAAGCGAATGGAGCAGATTCTAGCAGCTTTAGGAGTCAAAATTGAGCATCATGGAAATGTATTAGACATCAATGCCAGTACGATTAGTCACTCCAAAGCTCCTTACGAAATAGTTAGCCAGCTAAGGGCAAGTTTCTTCATTATTGGTCCACTACTAGCAAGATTAGGCGTAGCACGCATTCCTTTACCTGGCGGTTGTACCATTGGCGCTCGACCTGTTGACCTTCATGTTCGGGGTCTACAAGCAATGGGAGCTGATGTTCAGATTGAACATGGTATTGTCCATGCCTACGTGACTGGTGGTCAACGCAAATTAAGAGGGGCAAAAATTTACTTAGATTACCCCAGCGTTGGCGCTACAGAAACAATTATGATGGCTGCCACCTTGGCAGAGGGAGAAACAACAATTGAAAATGCAGCACAAGAGCCAGAAGTTGTAGATTTAGCAAATTTCTGTCAAGCACTGGGCGCACGCATCCGCGGAGCGGGAACAAATACAATTACAATTGCTGGAGTTCCTAGCTTGCACTCTACCGACTATGCAATTAATCCAGACCGAATTGAGGCTGGAACGTTCCTAGTCGCAGGTGCAATCACACATTCTGAAATCAGTTTATCTCCTGTTGTTCCTGAACATCTAACTGCTGTTATTGCTAAACTCCAAGCAACGGGTGCTCAAATTATCACCGAATCATCCGACTGCTTGCGGATTCTCCCTGGAGACACCATTAAAGCAACTGATATTGAAACCTTGCCATATCCTGGGTTTCCTACTGATATGCAAGCACAGTTTATGGCTTTACTAACGCTGAGTGAAGGTAATAGTTTAATCACAGAAACGGTTTTTGAGAATCGTATGCGTCATGTAGCAGAACTTAATCGCATGGGTGCAGATATTCGCATTAAAGGCAACCACGCACTTGTGCGTGGAGTTTCTATGTTATCTGGCGCACCGGTGGTAGCGACTGATCTGCGTGCTTCTGCAGCACTCGTCTTAGCTGGATTAGCAGCTGAGGGTAAAACGATCATTCAGTGCTTGCACCATTTAGACCGAGGATATGAACACATAGAAGCTAAACTGCTGGCATTAGGCGCAAAACTAGAACGCATTCCCGCAGTTGGAGATATTAGTGGTGTTTGTTTGACAAACGATCCTGTTTTATCTGAAAAAGATTGA
- a CDS encoding M48 family metallopeptidase codes for MSSTTQLIGLKADEFRHPLDLEATKALKQIPGVDILVRNLLGQMAEQFFYVENIASSILVGEQQLPQFHKLLVEACQVLDLEPPQLYVRQHPVPNAYTFAMRGKQPFIVMHTSLLELLSAEEIQAVIAHELGHLKCDHGVYLTLVNLVVLAAGQLPNFGGFVAQALQAQLLEWVRCAEFTCDRAALLATQDPKIVMSLLMKLSGGSPTLASQLNLDAFLAQARAYDDISNTELGEVLKSARTSQLTHPLPVLRAREIDRWASSRDYQNLLESHTMHYNHKAAPKGGWRNW; via the coding sequence ATGTCTTCTACAACTCAGCTAATTGGTTTAAAAGCCGACGAGTTTCGTCATCCATTAGATTTGGAAGCTACTAAAGCTCTCAAGCAGATTCCTGGTGTTGATATTTTAGTGCGTAATCTGCTAGGACAAATGGCAGAACAGTTTTTTTATGTAGAAAATATTGCTTCAAGTATTTTGGTAGGAGAGCAACAACTACCTCAGTTTCACAAGCTGTTAGTAGAAGCTTGTCAAGTGTTGGATCTTGAACCACCACAATTGTATGTCCGTCAACACCCAGTTCCAAATGCTTACACGTTTGCTATGCGTGGCAAGCAGCCATTTATTGTCATGCATACTTCTTTGTTGGAATTGCTGAGTGCAGAGGAAATTCAAGCAGTGATAGCCCATGAACTGGGTCATCTTAAATGCGATCATGGGGTGTATCTTACCTTAGTCAATTTGGTTGTATTAGCAGCAGGGCAATTACCGAATTTTGGTGGTTTTGTGGCTCAAGCACTGCAAGCACAACTTTTAGAATGGGTAAGATGTGCAGAGTTTACGTGCGATCGCGCGGCATTACTTGCAACCCAAGACCCAAAAATTGTCATGTCACTTTTGATGAAGCTGTCTGGTGGTTCGCCAACACTAGCATCGCAACTTAATTTAGATGCTTTTCTCGCTCAAGCACGCGCTTATGATGATATTAGTAATACTGAACTGGGAGAAGTCCTTAAATCAGCGCGGACATCTCAATTAACTCATCCATTACCAGTACTACGTGCTAGAGAAATAGATCGCTGGGCATCAAGTCGAGATTATCAAAACTTGTTAGAAAGTCACACTATGCACTATAATCATAAAGCTGCACCCAAGGGCGGGTGGCGAAACTGGTAG
- a CDS encoding tyrosine-type recombinase/integrase encodes MLQAVCVSSEYHSSKRDRGTIGIEVYRGKLRLRLPRELFRGKQKAIYTRLPDTLEGRKEATKLAWRIEDDISRDSFDPTLAKYQANIKLIASSSTPARSLLELWDKYSEYRRPQLSITHYEENYRKRYRNAILELPTQSLTAAVEVRDHIVQHKSPGTAKQLLIQFNAACQFGVKSNLITHNPFEGMAADIKVKSRHYQDIDPFSNAERDAIIEAFAAHPHYQHYTNFVKFLFLTGCRTSEAVGLRWSDINPECTIVSFTSVITKKQRKSTKTNRTRRFPCNSSLTTLLQSIRSEASLPDTLVFPNPQGNPINPATFLHNAWGGDKSKGHQGIVSELVTQGLVERYRPQYNTRHTFITTCLEAGISIPQIARWVGNSPSTLLAYYGGVIRQMRPPEF; translated from the coding sequence ATGCTACAAGCGGTTTGTGTATCAAGTGAGTATCACTCATCAAAACGCGATCGCGGCACAATTGGCATCGAAGTTTATCGCGGTAAGTTGCGGTTGCGACTGCCGCGAGAACTTTTTCGTGGCAAGCAAAAAGCTATCTACACAAGGCTTCCTGACACATTAGAAGGCAGGAAAGAAGCAACCAAACTCGCCTGGCGCATTGAAGACGATATCAGCCGCGATAGCTTCGATCCAACCTTGGCAAAGTATCAAGCGAATATCAAACTAATAGCCAGTTCCTCCACACCCGCGCGATCGCTCCTTGAATTGTGGGACAAATACAGCGAGTACCGACGCCCACAACTTTCAATTACGCACTACGAAGAGAATTATCGAAAGCGCTACCGCAACGCGATTTTAGAACTGCCAACGCAATCATTAACCGCAGCAGTCGAAGTGCGCGATCATATCGTGCAACACAAGTCTCCAGGCACCGCGAAGCAGCTATTAATTCAATTCAATGCAGCGTGTCAGTTCGGCGTTAAATCAAATTTAATAACGCATAATCCCTTTGAGGGAATGGCAGCAGATATCAAAGTCAAGTCGCGGCATTACCAAGATATCGATCCGTTCTCAAACGCCGAACGCGATGCCATTATTGAAGCCTTCGCTGCGCATCCGCACTATCAGCACTACACCAACTTTGTAAAGTTCCTTTTCTTGACAGGATGCCGCACGAGCGAGGCGGTGGGCTTGCGCTGGAGCGACATTAATCCTGAATGCACGATTGTCAGCTTCACAAGCGTAATTACAAAGAAGCAACGCAAAAGCACAAAGACAAATCGCACGCGCCGCTTTCCTTGCAACTCGTCACTCACGACACTGCTGCAATCAATCCGATCTGAAGCATCTTTACCTGACACGCTCGTATTTCCTAATCCTCAAGGCAATCCCATTAACCCCGCGACATTTCTGCACAACGCTTGGGGCGGCGACAAAAGTAAGGGTCATCAGGGCATCGTTAGCGAGCTTGTCACTCAAGGGTTGGTCGAGCGCTATCGACCGCAATACAACACGCGACATACATTTATTACAACGTGTTTAGAAGCCGGAATTTCAATTCCTCAAATTGCGCGGTGGGTGGGTAATTCTCCTAGTACCTTACTTGCATATTATGGTGGTGTCATTCGCCAGATGCGACCACCGGAGTTTTAA